Proteins from one Candidatus Kapaibacterium sp. genomic window:
- a CDS encoding DUF302 domain-containing protein gives MEKYYFSKILNCSFDEAIEKVKHELSQFGFGVLMEIDVQDTLKKKLDVDFRKYRILGACHPPSAYKAFLAEDKIGTMLPCNIVVQELESDKIEVAAIDPIASMMAVENEKLGEVAKSVANDLKEIIGRL, from the coding sequence ATGGAAAAGTACTATTTTTCGAAAATTCTCAATTGCTCATTCGATGAAGCAATTGAAAAAGTGAAGCATGAGCTATCACAGTTTGGGTTTGGAGTTTTAATGGAAATTGATGTCCAAGATACATTGAAGAAAAAACTTGATGTGGACTTCCGAAAGTACAGAATTCTGGGTGCCTGCCATCCACCATCGGCATATAAAGCATTTTTGGCAGAGGATAAGATTGGTACGATGCTACCGTGCAACATTGTAGTTCAAGAATTGGAATCCGACAAAATCGAGGTTGCCGCAATAGACCCAATTGCATCAATGATGGCAGTAGAAAATGAAAAGCTCGGAGAAGTAGCTAAAAGTGTAGCTAACGATTTGAAAGAAATTATTGGAAGACTATAA
- the rplI gene encoding 50S ribosomal protein L9 yields MRIILRQDIYNLGKMGEIVSVKDGYARNYLIPRSFAYFATDSAVKRLEVEKKQRAKKLEHEKVIAEKLANQISDVQVSIAMKVGEEGKLYGSVTPAMIAQELSLLGHEIDRRVIIIEDAIKTLGVFDAKVKLHPEVIATIKVWVISEEE; encoded by the coding sequence ATGAGAATAATATTAAGACAAGACATCTATAATTTGGGCAAAATGGGCGAAATTGTTAGCGTCAAGGACGGCTATGCTCGTAATTATCTGATTCCTCGCAGCTTTGCATATTTCGCAACTGATTCAGCTGTCAAAAGGTTAGAAGTTGAGAAAAAACAACGCGCCAAAAAGCTCGAACACGAAAAAGTAATTGCCGAAAAATTGGCTAACCAAATTTCTGACGTTCAAGTTAGTATCGCTATGAAAGTCGGTGAAGAAGGCAAATTGTACGGTTCTGTTACTCCGGCTATGATTGCACAAGAACTAAGCTTACTCGGACATGAAATAGACCGTAGGGTTATCATAATCGAAGATGCTATCAAAACTCTTGGTGTTTTCGATGCCAAAGTCAAACTTCATCCCGAAGTTATCGCGACTATCAAAGTTTGGGTAATCAGCGAGGAAGAATAA
- the rpsF gene encoding 30S ribosomal protein S6 — MNLRRIYESTIILNAALEDADLDTVVSKISGYIENHGGEVLEVNKWGRKRLAYPINKKYNGLYIHVVFSSIPTNVPIFERFLVLEDTVLRHLTLLLPEKLREFRRQRALVSGKAIVLESPEEPIKEETVTTPNERGRGRYNKQADAPAAPAVEKVTEQE; from the coding sequence ATGAATTTGCGCCGTATTTACGAATCTACAATCATATTAAATGCCGCTTTAGAAGACGCTGACCTCGATACAGTAGTCAGCAAAATCTCCGGCTATATCGAAAACCATGGCGGTGAGGTACTCGAAGTTAATAAGTGGGGACGCAAGCGTCTTGCCTACCCAATTAACAAGAAGTACAACGGCTTATATATTCATGTGGTATTCAGCTCGATTCCTACGAATGTACCTATCTTTGAACGTTTTCTCGTGCTCGAAGATACAGTTCTACGCCATCTAACCTTGCTATTGCCCGAAAAGTTGCGTGAATTCCGCAGACAACGTGCTTTAGTTAGTGGCAAAGCTATCGTGCTCGAAAGCCCGGAAGAACCAATCAAAGAAGAAACTGTAACCACTCCTAATGAAAGAGGAAGAGGAAGGTACAACAAGCAAGCTGACGCACCTGCTGCACCTGCAGTTGAAAAAGTCACCGAACAAGAGTAA
- a CDS encoding S1 RNA-binding domain-containing protein — protein sequence MTSEEITNKVDETNQQITDVINKPETTIVAEDNESKSDDVKTEVVAEPTTESEETPTEPVETATDKVPEPSVVDESTQPPDIKVSDDHAKEKENEEQFNAVFEKLKAIKESNSTITVNVAERIRGGLRVFHQDVPMFLPASQISSKRSPSEDELKEFIGKDIDVHVHELQEDTTKRKTVIVSRKQLLESDFWENLKVGQTVEGPVSSIASFGIFIDLGGYEGLIHVSRLSQSHVENPKTYAKKGDVLKAKVVAFDEEKKRISLSTKELEDSPWIDINSKLAVNAKVKGIVRRLTDFGAYVEIMKGIDGLLRTNEISWTKRVANPADALNIGDEIEVLILQINEEKRALTLSLKRLSENPWTAYAEKYTTDSIHNSSVKEIVNHGMVVNINNEIDGFMPRSRMKGYLKGNKIPFNVGDPFEIKVLSLDTSKESLIVTPAVEITVEETTERTDRSERPPRKKSDRDDRKPRRSREEDKYKEMPSNDGAFSFGDMLSDENKKLLFNKIDK from the coding sequence ATGACTTCTGAGGAAATCACAAACAAAGTTGATGAAACTAATCAACAAATTACTGATGTAATAAACAAACCCGAAACCACAATTGTGGCAGAGGATAATGAATCCAAATCAGATGATGTAAAAACAGAAGTAGTTGCAGAGCCAACTACTGAATCTGAAGAAACCCCAACTGAACCGGTTGAAACAGCTACCGATAAAGTTCCGGAGCCTTCTGTTGTTGATGAGTCAACTCAACCTCCTGATATCAAAGTCTCCGACGACCACGCCAAAGAGAAAGAGAACGAAGAACAATTCAATGCTGTCTTTGAAAAGTTGAAAGCTATCAAAGAAAGTAATTCTACTATTACAGTCAATGTGGCAGAAAGAATTCGTGGCGGTCTGAGGGTATTCCATCAAGACGTACCCATGTTTTTACCTGCTTCGCAAATTTCGTCTAAACGCAGCCCGAGCGAAGATGAGTTAAAAGAATTCATAGGCAAAGATATCGACGTTCATGTCCACGAATTGCAAGAAGACACCACCAAAAGAAAGACAGTAATAGTCAGTAGGAAGCAATTATTAGAAAGTGATTTCTGGGAAAATCTAAAAGTTGGGCAAACTGTCGAAGGTCCTGTATCTTCAATAGCATCATTTGGTATATTTATTGACCTTGGCGGATACGAAGGCTTGATACATGTTTCGAGATTATCTCAATCACATGTAGAAAATCCTAAGACATATGCCAAAAAAGGTGATGTACTTAAAGCAAAAGTTGTTGCTTTTGATGAAGAAAAGAAGCGGATTTCGCTCAGTACAAAGGAATTGGAAGATTCTCCATGGATTGATATCAATTCTAAATTAGCGGTGAATGCCAAAGTAAAAGGTATAGTAAGACGTTTGACAGATTTTGGTGCTTATGTTGAAATCATGAAAGGAATTGACGGGCTTTTGCGTACAAATGAAATTAGTTGGACAAAAAGAGTCGCTAATCCTGCCGATGCATTAAATATTGGTGACGAAATCGAAGTTCTCATTTTGCAAATTAATGAAGAAAAACGTGCTTTGACTCTCAGTTTGAAACGTTTGTCCGAAAATCCTTGGACAGCTTATGCGGAAAAATATACTACCGACTCTATTCACAACAGTAGTGTCAAAGAAATCGTCAATCACGGAATGGTAGTCAATATAAATAATGAAATTGACGGGTTTATGCCGCGTAGCCGAATGAAAGGCTATCTTAAAGGAAACAAAATTCCGTTTAATGTGGGTGACCCATTTGAAATTAAAGTTCTCAGCCTTGATACTTCGAAAGAATCATTGATTGTTACTCCTGCTGTGGAAATAACGGTAGAGGAAACTACAGAAAGAACCGATAGATCTGAAAGACCACCTCGTAAAAAGTCTGACAGAGACGATAGGAAACCAAGAAGAAGCCGCGAAGAAGATAAATATAAAGAAATGCCAAGCAACGACGGTGCATTTTCATTCGGCGATATGCTATCTGACGAAAACAAAAAGTTGCTTTTCAACAAAATTGATAAATAA
- a CDS encoding T9SS type A sorting domain-containing protein, with translation MQIQLKAQSENIDVSEYPYFKANFRVLNAGQPVEVKLEDVFISEGAFAIIPEAVSPLINGWQEVKWYTKKSDPDDTLIFSTLMVKIDSKVVQGLLFGVLKLLHNVIITDENSIQIRDVKEGYWSLVQPGNSIPKQVRVRFSLLDENKRPIRMKLDSITTNTDIFRLKWLGSDSDPDHSEPPRLVMSGSSYWVNIYFEPKENRYYHDVMTVHYQGGLKKHLPLYGNSFKLDGKTLIELTEPPDGSKFTPCQTVFIRWKGHSVNLPTEISYTTNDGFTWTTIDNVIGNEYLWTVPDIETERLRLRIKQNFKQADEYLLSEDLRTIFSVGYDTEGTKLTSSNITGKLLTWDLTQPGQPTIMNRAYLGEANESQQYFSFGLVYNNTKNEYIVGYRSWSIPFIQRRDSLAFFKIGEQSAFRKIQLPADFISKKIITNKTYDIIAALPLTGTEMLLYSSIDGSFLRSVKFDAPLMDFAFNADGTGIALLFNNQIKIVELSNYNVIDEISFDYFLNSVAISMSPDGRLIGLGNKSDGNGLKTDIFVIDLATKEIAKVYGPSIGDPIRIYFNPTSTSLIVGSTQDKQIAFYDLTQSKKAETLFGHFDVMTDMQIAPNGHSLASTATSRDNLMYRVFTYPEEFITGNMIIRKQVLTDDTVRIPYAYLGTENQHVITQICNPTDVMIILSEGFFANDQNLKLATDWVFDTLYPGQCLEIVVNFNPIDTGIIKTELVFKTCNTYIRIPFSTYSYPRNVTYFNKPFEMGEVCIGDTVIYQRELIRNDDPVPLLVNFSTTEPIANKEFKDETFIKDTLIPPGGSYFAKIKFTPLELGLREADIAVYHSNQNKIKIINEVSGIGIGSFIETSHNRLLFIPEINTRELRLHNVGKTDIVFDGFDVVPAGLFQVLTQTPFTLKPDETAIIEIIKLTDVAGNASLIIDANPCLIQKFIPLGPYTSSVILSLPVVEVEATDNDVEIPITVSITEQESYKGIRTFEGEFEVHAGLFLPLEVKSEWGDAILTRNTIEGNIRTIGFRIDGDFPTFGILGVVKGVAGIAETDNSDLVFTSGKPFFGASTSRIETENGKLIIIGLCEDRRIIRSYDYLSNVSVNPNPANNLIQLDFDANFSGNADIEIADFMGNVVNRIAAISVSEGLNSVNFDVSPISSGLYTIRILSNNIISTQSLIISR, from the coding sequence TTGCAAATTCAACTTAAAGCCCAATCAGAAAATATTGATGTATCGGAATATCCATATTTTAAAGCTAATTTTAGAGTTCTGAATGCGGGGCAACCTGTAGAAGTAAAATTAGAAGATGTTTTTATTTCCGAAGGTGCTTTCGCAATAATTCCGGAAGCGGTAAGCCCTCTCATCAATGGCTGGCAAGAAGTAAAATGGTACACAAAAAAATCTGACCCTGACGATACTCTGATTTTTTCCACATTAATGGTGAAAATTGATTCTAAGGTGGTTCAGGGATTACTCTTTGGAGTCCTGAAATTACTACATAATGTCATAATTACTGACGAAAATTCAATTCAGATTCGTGATGTCAAGGAAGGATACTGGAGCCTTGTCCAGCCGGGAAATTCAATTCCGAAACAAGTTCGTGTAAGGTTTTCACTTCTTGACGAAAATAAAAGACCAATCAGAATGAAATTAGATTCAATTACTACAAACACCGATATATTTAGATTAAAGTGGTTGGGTTCTGATTCAGACCCGGATCACTCAGAACCGCCAAGGCTTGTTATGTCAGGCTCCTCATATTGGGTTAATATTTATTTTGAACCTAAAGAAAATAGATATTATCATGACGTTATGACCGTTCATTATCAGGGAGGTTTGAAAAAGCATTTACCCTTGTACGGCAATTCATTCAAACTTGATGGTAAAACTTTAATAGAGTTGACCGAACCACCTGATGGGTCGAAATTCACTCCGTGCCAAACTGTGTTTATACGATGGAAGGGGCATTCCGTAAATTTGCCGACAGAAATATCATACACCACTAATGATGGCTTTACTTGGACAACTATTGACAATGTCATTGGGAACGAATATCTATGGACTGTTCCTGATATTGAAACTGAAAGATTGAGATTAAGAATTAAGCAAAATTTCAAACAAGCTGATGAATACTTATTAAGCGAAGATTTACGTACTATTTTCAGTGTTGGATATGATACTGAAGGCACAAAACTGACTTCGTCTAATATTACGGGCAAATTGCTAACTTGGGATTTGACTCAACCCGGGCAACCAACGATAATGAATAGAGCGTATCTTGGCGAAGCAAATGAAAGTCAACAGTACTTTTCATTCGGACTTGTATATAATAATACTAAAAACGAATATATAGTTGGTTATCGTTCGTGGAGTATTCCGTTCATTCAGCGTCGGGATAGCTTGGCATTTTTCAAAATAGGAGAGCAATCGGCATTTCGAAAAATTCAACTCCCGGCGGATTTCATTTCAAAAAAAATCATCACTAATAAGACTTATGATATAATTGCTGCCTTACCATTGACAGGAACTGAAATGCTCCTCTATTCTTCGATAGACGGTTCTTTCTTACGTTCTGTAAAATTTGATGCACCTTTGATGGATTTCGCTTTTAATGCTGATGGGACAGGTATTGCCCTGTTATTCAATAATCAAATCAAAATAGTGGAATTGAGCAACTACAACGTTATTGATGAAATTAGTTTTGATTATTTCCTCAATTCGGTGGCGATTTCCATGTCTCCGGACGGAAGGTTGATTGGTTTGGGCAATAAATCAGACGGTAACGGTTTGAAAACAGATATTTTTGTGATTGATTTGGCTACAAAAGAAATTGCTAAAGTTTATGGACCTTCAATTGGCGACCCGATTAGAATCTATTTCAATCCTACTTCAACGTCCTTGATTGTGGGCTCCACTCAAGACAAACAAATAGCATTTTACGATTTGACTCAATCCAAGAAAGCCGAAACTCTTTTCGGACATTTTGATGTAATGACTGATATGCAAATTGCTCCGAACGGTCATTCGCTCGCTTCTACGGCAACCTCTCGCGATAATTTGATGTACAGAGTTTTTACTTATCCTGAGGAATTTATTACAGGAAATATGATTATTCGCAAACAAGTACTTACCGATGATACAGTCAGAATCCCTTATGCATATCTTGGAACTGAAAATCAACATGTGATTACTCAAATTTGCAACCCGACAGATGTGATGATTATCTTATCTGAAGGTTTTTTTGCTAACGATCAAAATTTGAAATTAGCCACTGATTGGGTCTTTGATACTTTGTATCCCGGTCAATGTCTTGAAATAGTTGTGAACTTCAATCCGATAGATACCGGAATTATCAAAACTGAATTAGTTTTCAAAACATGCAATACATACATAAGAATTCCATTTTCCACTTATTCGTACCCGAGGAATGTGACTTATTTCAATAAGCCTTTCGAGATGGGCGAAGTTTGTATTGGAGATACGGTAATTTATCAGCGTGAATTGATTCGCAATGATGACCCGGTACCACTTCTTGTGAATTTTTCGACAACCGAACCAATTGCTAATAAGGAATTCAAAGATGAGACTTTCATCAAAGATACTCTAATTCCACCGGGTGGTTCCTACTTTGCAAAGATAAAATTTACTCCTTTGGAATTGGGTTTGCGTGAAGCAGATATTGCAGTTTATCATTCTAATCAAAATAAAATCAAAATTATTAATGAAGTTAGCGGCATTGGAATCGGTAGTTTTATCGAGACGAGCCACAACCGATTGCTTTTCATTCCTGAAATTAATACTCGTGAATTGCGTTTGCATAATGTGGGCAAAACTGATATTGTATTCGATGGTTTCGACGTCGTGCCTGCCGGATTATTCCAAGTTCTAACCCAGACTCCATTTACATTGAAGCCTGACGAGACAGCTATTATCGAAATTATCAAGCTTACCGACGTTGCCGGCAACGCTTCATTAATCATTGATGCCAATCCATGTTTGATTCAAAAATTTATTCCGCTCGGACCATACACTTCATCGGTAATCTTAAGCTTACCCGTAGTTGAAGTTGAAGCCACAGATAATGATGTCGAAATCCCAATTACAGTATCGATAACCGAACAAGAATCTTATAAGGGCATTCGTACCTTCGAAGGAGAATTTGAAGTTCATGCCGGACTGTTTTTACCTTTGGAAGTGAAATCTGAGTGGGGAGATGCCATTCTGACAAGAAATACAATTGAAGGTAATATCAGGACGATAGGGTTCCGTATTGACGGTGATTTCCCAACTTTCGGTATTCTCGGCGTGGTTAAAGGGGTGGCAGGGATTGCCGAAACTGACAATTCCGATTTGGTATTTACAAGCGGAAAACCATTCTTTGGTGCATCAACATCTCGAATTGAAACTGAAAACGGCAAATTGATTATCATCGGATTATGCGAAGACCGTAGAATTATTCGTTCCTACGATTATTTATCAAACGTGTCGGTCAACCCCAATCCGGCAAATAATCTGATTCAGTTAGATTTTGACGCAAACTTTAGTGGTAATGCCGATATTGAAATAGCTGATTTCATGGGCAATGTTGTCAACCGTATAGCAGCAATCTCTGTTTCGGAAGGTTTAAATTCTGTCAATTTTGACGTCAGTCCGATTTCTTCCGGTCTATATACTATCAGAATTCTTTCTAACAATATAATTTCTACACAATCACTAATAATATCACGATGA